The DNA window CACCATCCCCAGATCACACGCTGGCGCTGTTCGTGGTCGACGACCTCGCCGCAATCGTCGCCGAACTCCGGACCAAGGGCGTCACGTTCGACGGGTACAACACTCCGGAACTGGCCACGGTCGACGGCGTGTACACCGCGCCGAGCGGCTTCAAGGTCGCCTGGATGCGCGATCCCGACGGCAACATCATCGCGCTCGAGCAGGAACCCAACGGCAATAGCTGAACACGCTCCCCGGCGATCATCCAGCAACGACAGCGCTCGAGCACCGACAAAGTCGACAGTCTGCGAGCCTGGGCCGGGAACGGATGCCTCGCGTGTTCTGGGCGACCTGGAACGACAACCCTCGACCCTTCACCTGGCACAAGAGCGCCGACCAAATCCTCGACCGCCTCACCAACTATTGCCGCACCATCAACAAATAGACGACTCTTCGCCCTGACAGGACACTAGTCGACCTCGAGCATCCTCGGGTCGGTGACGACGCTTCTAGCTGCTCGGCGGTGAGCGGGAGCTCGCTGAGCTTGGGCGGGAAGTCCGGGTCGCTCGGCTCGCTGTTGCCCGAGTCCCGGTCGAAGTAGGCCGTACTGACCGCGATCGAGACGACCGTTCCGCCCTTGGTGATCAGCGTTGCCGCTCGCGCCGGCGCGTATGCGTCCCCGCCCTCCGCAACCCGAAGCGTGCCGCCGTCGGGGAGCCGCTCGGTGCTGCAAGTCGTCCACCCGAAGGCGGGGTCGTGGGCGACGTTCACCGACCGCACCGCGCAGGGCTTGCCGTCAGGACCGTCGTCGATGTACGCCTCGGTGTCCTTAAATTCGTCCACCGCGGCGACGACCGTGCCCTTGGCCTTTCCGGCGGTCCAGGTACTCCAGGCCACCTCCTGCCACGCGGCTTCGCCGCCGATACCACCCATGACGCTGACCTCCTTGAAGTGCGCGGTGCCGAGACGATCGATGAGCACGTCGCCGAACGAGCTACAGGGCTCGTCCAAACAGCCGTCGCCCGCGTCGGGAGCATCGGTCGGGCTGGTGCTGGTGGGGCTCGGCGGCGGGGTGGGCTCGACATACATGGTCGCCGTCGGGTTGCCGGCGATGCCGGGACCGGAGGCGAGGCCGACCAGGTTGGGCACGTACGCGATCCCGGCCGCCACGAGGCCGATCCCGGCGACCGCTCCGGCGATGACGGCCCCATTGCGCCGGCGGAGAGCCCTGCGGCCGCGGGCCAGATCGTCCTGCACCGGTGGTGAGGTGCCCGGTTCGCCTGTCACGGTGTGCTCGAGAAGCTGGCGGATGTCCCCGTCGCCGGGGCTGTGGTCTGGGAGCATGGTCATGGTGTGCGTTCCGTTCTTGTGACGTCGGCCAGGCCGCGGCGCAGCCTGTGGACAGCACGAGCCGTCTGGCTCTTGACTCCTCCCACGGAAATGCCCAGGTCAGTGGCGGTTTCCTCGAGTGACAGGCCCCACCAGTACCGGAGGACGACCGCTGCCCGCTGCCGCCCAGGCAGGCTACGAACGGCCTCGCGGAGCTCGTCGAGGTCCTCGAACGGCAGTCCACTGCGCTCCTCCTCTCGTTCGGGTAGCTCCGACCGGGGACTCCCGGCGCCACGGTCGGCGGCGCTCGTCGAGATAGGTGCGCAGCACCGTCTAACGCAGCTACGCGCCCATCATCGAGCGGGGCACGGTGGCCGGTGTCGATCCGGGCGCCGTGTGGGAACGTGCCGAGCGTTCAGGCGCGCGGCCGGGAGTCGTTCGGCGCCCGAATGTGCTTCGGCGAGGCTGGGTCCGCCTCCGGTACGGGCGGCCGCTCTGGCTGCTCGTCCGCGTGATCATCGCGGCCGCGCTGCCGGTCGTCGCCTTCATCGTGCGCCCGGACGACCTGCCGACGTGGATCACCCTCGCCGTGGGCGGCGTCACCTGGCCCGCCGCCACCGCGCGTCTTGACCTCGCACCGAAATCGCCACGCTAGAAGGAGATTCGGTGATGGAGAAGACTCGGCAGTGGTTCAAGGTCGTCGACACTGCGAAGCTTCCGGCACCGGACGCGTACGAGCCGCTCGAGCCGGCCGATCCAGGCCCACAGCAGCAGATCCGAACGAACGGCGGCGTGACGGCGAGCACCATCCGACCAAGCGCAGGCGAGGACGTATCGCAATGGCATCGACCAGCGACGGTTCCTTCGGGCGTTTCGTGCGCGGGCGTCGAACGAGAGTGGGCCGATAACCGATGCACGCCGGCTCGCGGTCGGCCTCAGCCTCCCACCCGGTAGCGCAGGTGCGTGACGCCGGGCGCGTCGAGCACGCGCGTCAGCTCGACCTCGATGCGGTCCGCGCCGAACAGCCGCCGCCCGTCGCCGAGCACGACCGGGATCAGGTGGATCTCCAGCTCGTCGAGCAGGCCTCGCGCAGAAGCGACTGCGCGAGGCTCGCGCCGTGCACCATCACGTCCTTTTCGCCGGCGGCCGCCTTGGCCTCGCGCATCGCGGTCGCGACGTCAGGCACATAGTGGACCCAG is part of the Tenggerimyces flavus genome and encodes:
- a CDS encoding VOC family protein — encoded protein: MVDDLAAIVAELRTKGVTFDGYNTPELATVDGVYTAPSGFKVAWMRDPDGNIIALEQEPNGNS
- a CDS encoding sigma-70 family RNA polymerase sigma factor; this encodes MSTSAADRGAGSPRSELPEREEERSGLPFEDLDELREAVRSLPGRQRAAVVLRYWWGLSLEETATDLGISVGGVKSQTARAVHRLRRGLADVTRTERTP